From a single Miscanthus floridulus cultivar M001 chromosome 8, ASM1932011v1, whole genome shotgun sequence genomic region:
- the LOC136475649 gene encoding AIG2-like protein D yields the protein MASPPPVAADGHHSVFVYGTLMAEEVVRVLLGRAPPSSPALLPDHRRFSIRGRVYPAILPARGHAVSGKVLKELTDRELHVFDMFEDEEYVKTTVEVSLIDAPEKSLAYAYIWGNERDPDLYGEWDFEEWRKVHLEDYLEMTQEFMQELGQF from the exons ATGGCGTCGCCTCCTCCCGTGGCGGCCGACGGGCATCACAGCGTCTTCGTGTACGGCACGCTGATGGCGGAGGAGGTGGTGCGGGTCCTCCTGGGCCGAGCACCGCCCTCCTCCCCCGCGCTCCTCCCCGACCACCGCAGGTTCAGCATCAGGGGCCGCGTCTACCCGGCCATCCTCCCCGCCCGTGGCCACGCGGTGAGCGGAAAG GTTCTCAAGGAGCTCACCGACAGGGAACTCCATGTGTTCGACATGTTCGAGGACGAGGAGTATGTGAAGACGACCGTCGAGGTCTCACTGATT GATGCACCGGAGAAATCACTCGCCTACGCGTACATATGGGGCAACGAGCGTGATCCTGACCTCTACGGGGAATGGGATTTTGAG GAGTGGAGGAAGGTGCATTTGGAGGACTACCTCGAGATGACTCAGGAATTCATGCAGGAACTCGGGCAATTTTAA
- the LOC136475647 gene encoding molybdopterin synthase catalytic subunit-like: MVGGDLPPPPPPEETPPPPAAAEEHEDLIEIVEEGSGRLDITRYVDHVRDLSAGAIATFEGTTRDHFAGRRVVELRYEAYAAMARRRLAAILREARSRHALRRLTVAHRLGPVPAGEASVFVAASATHRADAMEACRYVIDELKASVPIWKKEVYDDGEVWKENREFLDRHSGDAHGHGNGHGSAGCCGSKVRVQEA, encoded by the coding sequence ATGGTGGGCGGCGATctcccgcctcctcctcctcccgaggagacgccgccgccgccggcggcggccgagGAGCACGAGGACCTGATCGAGATCGTGGAGGAAGGGTCGGGTCGGCTGGACATCACCCGGTACGTGGACCACGTGCGGGACCTGTCGGCGGGCGCCATCGCGACGTTCGAGGGCACGACGCGGGACCACTTCGCGGGGCGGCGCGTGGTGGAGCTCCGGTACGAGGCGTACGCGGCCATGGCGCGGCGCCGCCTGGCGGCTATCCTGCGGGAGGCCCGGTCCCGGCACGCGCTGCGGCGGCTGACCGTGGCGCACCGTCTGGGCCCCGTCCCCGCCGGGGAGGCCAGCGTGTTCGTGGCCGCCTCCGCCACGCACCGCGCCGACGCCATGGAGGCGTGCCGCTACGTCATCGACGAGCTCAAGGCGTCCGTGCCCATCTGGAAGAAGGAGGTCTACGACGACGGCGAGGTCTGGAAGGAGAACCGCGAGTTCTTGGACCGCCACTCCGGCGACGCCCACGGCCATGGCAACGGCCACGGTTCGGCCGGATGCTGCGGGAGCAAGGTCAGGGTCCAGGAGGCTTGA
- the LOC136468530 gene encoding cycloartenol synthase-like, whose translation MGVALGDEPSRAGMSLAAGVGRETFMESVLNMLACWIEDSKSEAFKLHIPRVYDYLWLAEDGMKMQGYNGSQLWDTAFAVQAIVATNLIEDFGPTLKLAHNYIKNSQVLDDCPGDLNDWYRHTSKEGFKLYGNAESDKFANIYAHIANKASLLLSEISPEIVGEPVEANRFYDAVSCLMSYMLINPTKTFGDIMIDYQYVECTSAAIQALASFKKLYPGHCRKEVDNCISNTANFIEDVQRSDSSWYGSWAVCFTYGTWFGVKGLIAAGKTLENSPTIRKACDFLLSKELLPSGGWGELFISSTPGNGPQMSV comes from the exons ATGGGTGTGGCCTTGGGCGATGAGCCATCACGGGCGGGCATGAGCTTGGCCGCTGGCGTGG GTCGTGAAACTTTTATGGAAAGT GTATTAAATATGCTTGCTTGCTGGATTGAAGATTCAAAGTCAGAGGCATTCAAACTCCACATTCCACGAGTCTATGATTACTTGTGGCTAGCTGAAGATGGCATGAAGATGCAG GGCTATAATGGTAGCCAACTTTGGGATACAGCTTTCGCAGTTCAAGCCATTGTGGCTACTAACCTTATTGAAGACTTTGGTCCCACCCTTAAACTAGCACACAACTACATCAAGAATTCACAG GTTCTTGACGACTGCCCTGGTGATCTGAATGACTGGTACCGCCACACATCTAAAG AAGGATTTAAG CTATATGGCAATGCTGAGAGTGACAAATTTGCAAATATTTATGCTCACATAGCTAATAAG GCTTCATTATTGTTATCAGAGATTTCTCCTGAGATTGTTGGTGAACCGGTGGAAGCTAATAGGTTTTATGATGCTGTCAGTTGTCTGATGTCTTATATG CTTATCAATCCTACTAAGACCTTTGGGGACATTATGATTGATTACCA GTATGTTGAATGTACATCAGCAGCAATTCAGGCCCTAGCATCATTCAAGAAACTCTACCCTGGGCATTGTAGGAAAGAGGTGGACAACTGTATCAGCAACACTGCCAATTTCATCGAGGATGTTCAGAGAAGCGACAGTTCATG GTATGGCTCTTGGGCTGTTTGCTTCACGTACGGCACTTGGTTTGGTGTGAAGGGACTAATCGCTGCTGGTAAAACATTAGAGAACAGTCCTACAATCAGAAAGGCATGCGACTTTCTGTTATCAAAAGAGCTTCTTCCTTCTGGTGGTTGGGGAGAGCTATTTATCAGCTCAACACCAG